The Geovibrio ferrireducens genome window below encodes:
- a CDS encoding choice-of-anchor D domain-containing protein, translating to MRHFKFLLLILSLLITVSCGSGGSGDTAEFRKGDVSVVQRFVEDGISHTLGTFEEDGDGIAVTNAELNQNEPEVIYLNGHNKWLTVWEDERNAGTPGKGNDIYAKYINADGTPCGSEIIVSSTNGMEVAPKVAFDDVTNIAVVTWQDDRGDATGGKIFFKTMSLTDTSTCTVALGNEKYFGFTNSTPGDGLITRESPFIKFYNGTFYFVWLEQRAQAHFIEHLCMNTTPPNEVWAGQTISDHSYLGFASVTTANLTNPSPFASDFMRTADTSSTLTNGSTTMKVTHFESTSDEETIKVERYSNLENPSIDCSNTGQCMVVFEALKNEHTFGCEDNNGDIKPTSWQNLEVDTSSNIYAFTLPELTDNTGYRRVNSATLSVSNHSPIIKFDSVLQRYLIAWERHATSVKPKIYGQLLSSTGSYYSGNFQIGFDYESVEHGQTNPNITYDSTNGRFLVTWADARTGATSLENIDVFGQFVNGSGSLSGSNFPLTTNQYNQQSPSTAYNAFSQRFISVWADARNLSKNTCGTGSNQPCGSDIYAIRYALGQPQITLYSETGTILNPAQINFGNINTSTTLQKSFRIKNTGDDKLKLKCFSSLSAPFSYINLPSEITACDNNYQEINPNTEQTYNVTFSPTSNGTFNTSFEIISNAGYRTIYLTGTAQQASIDVPNLTNNTLNFGSANINTSTTQSFRIRNSGQVSYIINIQSVSPFLIDTTRSPVLPYTLNAGNEATFYITFNPTTAGSTTRTVTITTDAGISTSFNVNGTGVATSDNNTGGGNNGGGSGDDDGEPKGGCSAGGSANMPIALFALAGMARIAMRRKERR from the coding sequence ATGCGTCATTTTAAGTTTTTACTGCTTATTCTTTCACTTCTGATAACTGTTTCCTGCGGCTCCGGCGGAAGCGGGGACACGGCGGAGTTCCGCAAAGGGGATGTGAGCGTTGTTCAGCGTTTCGTTGAAGACGGCATTTCCCACACCCTCGGCACATTTGAGGAGGATGGCGACGGAATAGCAGTTACAAATGCCGAACTTAACCAGAATGAGCCGGAAGTTATCTACCTTAATGGTCATAATAAATGGCTCACAGTGTGGGAAGATGAAAGAAATGCAGGTACACCCGGAAAAGGGAACGATATATACGCAAAATATATAAATGCTGACGGAACACCTTGTGGTTCGGAGATTATTGTTTCATCTACCAACGGAATGGAGGTTGCACCCAAAGTTGCCTTTGACGATGTAACCAATATAGCTGTGGTCACATGGCAGGACGACAGAGGGGATGCAACCGGCGGAAAAATATTCTTTAAAACAATGTCACTTACCGATACATCAACGTGCACAGTGGCACTTGGCAATGAAAAATATTTCGGTTTCACCAACAGCACACCCGGTGACGGTCTGATTACCAGAGAATCACCGTTCATCAAATTTTACAACGGAACATTCTATTTTGTATGGCTCGAACAGAGAGCACAAGCACATTTTATAGAGCACCTGTGCATGAATACCACCCCCCCAAATGAAGTATGGGCAGGGCAGACTATCTCTGATCACTCTTATCTCGGATTTGCCTCTGTAACAACGGCTAACCTTACTAACCCATCGCCTTTTGCTTCCGACTTTATGCGTACTGCAGATACATCAAGTACGCTCACCAACGGAAGCACTACAATGAAAGTTACGCATTTTGAATCAACAAGTGATGAGGAAACCATAAAAGTTGAAAGATACTCCAATCTGGAAAACCCAAGCATTGACTGCTCCAACACAGGACAATGCATGGTTGTTTTTGAAGCATTAAAAAATGAGCACACCTTCGGCTGCGAGGACAACAACGGTGACATTAAGCCCACATCGTGGCAAAATTTGGAAGTTGATACAAGCTCTAACATATATGCATTCACTTTACCGGAACTGACTGACAACACTGGCTACCGCAGAGTTAACTCCGCAACATTAAGTGTCTCAAACCACTCTCCTATAATAAAATTTGATAGTGTCTTACAGCGCTATCTCATAGCATGGGAAAGACACGCCACATCAGTTAAGCCTAAAATATACGGACAGCTTCTTTCCTCCACAGGCAGCTACTACTCAGGAAACTTTCAGATAGGCTTTGACTATGAGTCGGTAGAACATGGACAAACAAACCCCAATATAACATACGACAGCACCAACGGACGCTTCCTTGTAACATGGGCAGATGCAAGAACAGGCGCAACATCTCTTGAAAATATAGATGTCTTCGGTCAGTTTGTTAACGGTTCAGGTTCACTCAGCGGAAGCAATTTCCCGCTTACTACAAACCAATACAACCAACAGAGCCCCTCTACAGCTTACAATGCATTCAGCCAGAGATTTATCTCCGTGTGGGCGGATGCAAGAAACTTAAGCAAAAATACCTGCGGAACCGGAAGTAACCAGCCCTGCGGATCCGATATATACGCCATACGCTACGCCCTTGGTCAGCCACAGATTACTCTTTACAGTGAAACCGGAACAATACTTAACCCAGCACAGATAAACTTCGGCAATATAAATACATCTACAACCTTGCAAAAAAGCTTTAGAATTAAAAACACAGGGGATGACAAACTCAAACTGAAATGCTTCAGTTCACTTTCAGCGCCGTTCTCCTATATCAATCTTCCTAGTGAAATTACCGCTTGCGATAATAACTATCAGGAGATTAATCCCAACACTGAACAAACGTACAATGTCACTTTCTCACCTACTTCTAACGGAACATTCAATACAAGCTTTGAAATTATTTCTAATGCTGGCTACAGAACAATATATCTCACAGGAACCGCTCAACAGGCATCTATTGATGTGCCAAACCTCACTAATAATACGCTGAACTTCGGTTCAGCCAATATCAATACAAGTACCACTCAGTCTTTCAGGATCAGAAACAGCGGTCAGGTCAGCTACATAATCAATATTCAGTCAGTGTCCCCTTTCCTGATTGATACAACAAGGAGTCCTGTGCTCCCTTACACTCTCAACGCCGGAAACGAAGCAACATTTTACATAACCTTCAACCCTACCACTGCCGGGTCAACAACAAGAACAGTAACAATCACAACCGATGCTGGTATTTCAACCAGCTTTAATGTCAACGGTACTGGAGTAGCCACATCTGACAACAATACCGGCGGAGGCAACAACGGCGGAGGCTCAGGCGATGATGACGGCGAACCAAAAGGCGGATGCTCCGCAGGGGGAAGCGCCAACATGCCCATAGCTCTTTTTGCTCTTGCCGGAATGGCCAGAATAGCGATGAGAAGGAAGGAGCGTCGCTGA
- the hypD gene encoding hydrogenase formation protein HypD has product MKFVKDFRDRELAEKLLTAINREADFSRVYRFMEVCGSHTMAVSRFGLRSLLPKNIELVSGPGCPVCVTPQWEIDAIFEIASRDDATIVTFGDMIRVPGSRGESLQKLRADGADIRIVFSPLDTLKIAEETGKNTVFIGIGFETTAPTAAALAKTVKELGRTNVFVAPFCKTVPEVMDVLLADETLEIDGFLCPGHVSVVTGLDIYNAVTAQKRSAVVTGFEPLDILSSVLEMVRQHNRGEYEVKNFYTRAVRNEGNTKAQALLKEVFYQADTDWRGLGRIPKSGLRFRDEYKSVDALAKFGIAETGVTDLKGCKCGDVLKGKMKPSACPMFDNGCTPQNPYGPCMVSSEGSCSAYYKYER; this is encoded by the coding sequence GTGAAATTCGTAAAAGACTTCCGCGACAGAGAGCTTGCGGAAAAACTGCTCACAGCCATAAACCGCGAGGCGGATTTTTCCCGTGTGTACAGGTTTATGGAAGTATGCGGCAGCCACACAATGGCGGTTTCACGTTTCGGCCTGCGCAGCCTTCTTCCTAAAAATATAGAGCTTGTCTCTGGTCCCGGCTGTCCGGTGTGCGTAACACCTCAGTGGGAGATTGATGCTATATTTGAGATAGCCTCAAGGGATGACGCGACCATTGTCACCTTCGGGGATATGATCCGTGTTCCCGGAAGCAGGGGGGAGAGCCTCCAGAAACTCAGAGCGGACGGCGCTGATATACGCATAGTTTTTTCTCCGCTGGACACGCTCAAAATAGCAGAGGAAACGGGCAAGAACACAGTCTTCATCGGCATCGGCTTTGAAACCACAGCCCCCACAGCCGCGGCTCTGGCGAAGACGGTGAAGGAACTGGGCAGAACGAATGTCTTTGTTGCGCCGTTCTGTAAGACAGTGCCGGAGGTTATGGATGTTCTCCTTGCGGACGAAACGCTGGAGATTGACGGCTTCCTCTGTCCCGGCCATGTTTCAGTGGTTACAGGGCTTGATATATACAACGCAGTTACGGCACAGAAAAGAAGTGCGGTCGTAACGGGTTTTGAGCCCCTTGATATACTCTCGTCCGTCCTTGAAATGGTGCGTCAGCACAACAGGGGCGAGTATGAGGTGAAAAATTTCTATACCAGAGCGGTTAGGAATGAGGGGAACACAAAGGCGCAGGCTCTTCTGAAAGAGGTTTTTTATCAGGCAGATACCGACTGGCGCGGTCTGGGGCGCATTCCGAAAAGCGGGCTGCGTTTCAGAGATGAGTATAAGTCTGTGGATGCGCTGGCAAAATTTGGCATAGCCGAAACCGGAGTTACCGACCTGAAAGGCTGTAAGTGCGGTGACGTGCTTAAAGGGAAGATGAAACCCTCCGCATGCCCGATGTTTGACAACGGATGCACACCTCAGAACCCTTACGGCCCCTGCATGGTCTCTTCCGAGGGCTCATGCTCGGCGTATTATAAATACGAGAGATAA
- a CDS encoding HypC/HybG/HupF family hydrogenase formation chaperone, producing the protein MCLGFPGKLIEMDDFKAVVDIDGTRREVSLMMLPDEVVLGDYVMVHAGFAIAKMDPEEALKTLEALREFADMLDEEGQL; encoded by the coding sequence ATGTGTTTGGGTTTTCCCGGAAAACTTATTGAGATGGATGATTTCAAAGCCGTTGTGGATATTGACGGCACAAGAAGAGAGGTTTCCCTTATGATGCTGCCCGATGAGGTGGTGCTGGGGGATTATGTTATGGTTCACGCAGGGTTCGCAATCGCAAAGATGGACCCGGAAGAGGCGCTGAAGACGCTTGAGGCGCTGAGAGAATTTGCTGATATGCTCGATGAGGAAGGTCAGCTGTGA
- a CDS encoding rhomboid family intramembrane serine protease, with product MFFPIKDNVPSRTFPFVNWMIIIANIAVFVYQLGLGYELNWFIYEYGLVPKRVTHYESLLNDSVLPFFTHMFMHGGFFHIFSNMYILFIFGDNVEDRLGHARYLLMYVLFGLFAGVSQFLLSYDSLIPMVGASGAVAGVMGAYMVFYPKAKVKSLLIIIIFITFVDIPAVFYLLFWFLIQFINGTVSVGYDGGGVAWWAHVGGFIFGLLYAVRFRNREKEVYI from the coding sequence TTGTTTTTTCCTATTAAGGACAATGTGCCGTCAAGAACCTTTCCGTTTGTTAACTGGATGATAATTATAGCAAATATAGCCGTATTTGTTTACCAGCTGGGGCTGGGGTATGAGCTTAACTGGTTTATTTATGAATACGGTCTGGTTCCGAAAAGGGTTACTCATTATGAATCGCTGCTGAATGACAGCGTTCTCCCTTTCTTTACCCATATGTTTATGCATGGCGGGTTCTTTCATATTTTCAGTAATATGTACATCCTGTTCATCTTCGGTGATAATGTTGAGGACAGGTTGGGGCATGCCAGATATTTGCTTATGTATGTGCTTTTCGGTCTGTTTGCCGGAGTAAGCCAGTTTCTTCTTTCATACGATTCGCTTATACCTATGGTCGGCGCAAGCGGTGCTGTGGCCGGGGTTATGGGCGCTTACATGGTATTTTATCCGAAGGCTAAGGTTAAGTCGCTTCTGATAATAATAATTTTTATAACATTTGTGGATATTCCCGCGGTTTTCTATCTGCTGTTCTGGTTTCTGATCCAGTTTATAAACGGAACAGTCTCTGTCGGTTATGACGGCGGCGGGGTTGCATGGTGGGCGCATGTGGGCGGATTCATTTTCGGACTGCTGTACGCTGTGCGTTTTAGGAACAGAGAAAAAGAAGTTTATATATAA
- a CDS encoding NifB/NifX family molybdenum-iron cluster-binding protein translates to MKICFPISHDNGLESRVYGHFGSAPAFIVADSETNTVSMVNNADLEHVHGACNPALALAGKSIDAVVVGGIGAGAIAKLNSLRTKVYQAKGITVQENLDAFRNGTLTELGSASCSGHEGGHSCGHSH, encoded by the coding sequence ATGAAAATTTGTTTCCCCATCTCACATGACAACGGGCTGGAAAGCAGGGTCTACGGTCATTTCGGCTCAGCACCGGCTTTCATAGTTGCAGACAGTGAGACAAACACGGTAAGCATGGTGAATAACGCAGACCTTGAACATGTGCACGGCGCATGCAACCCCGCACTGGCTCTCGCAGGAAAAAGCATTGACGCTGTGGTTGTTGGCGGCATAGGCGCAGGAGCAATAGCAAAGCTTAACAGCCTCCGCACTAAGGTTTATCAGGCAAAGGGCATCACCGTGCAGGAAAACCTTGATGCATTCAGAAACGGAACTCTGACTGAACTCGGCTCCGCCTCCTGCTCAGGGCATGAAGGCGGCCACTCCTGCGGTCACAGCCACTAA
- a CDS encoding ABC transporter ATP-binding protein, with the protein MGIIKKIWAYFRKHLFLLFFAVVSSLFVAGTDGASAYILKHVLDDIFIKQNKEMLVAIPVIVSCIFLLRGVFRFMQLYLLRKIGLKVVQEMRYDLYAKMIRLPMSYYDNNSTGDMMSRIVNDINQVKSAIPSLINVMKDSFTVIFLIGVVFYQDFELGMYGLAAIPFMMILIRKTSKKTKKYSSKGHEKMGTLAGVLQESFSGIKVVKAFVMEKFESGKFARENDQETLYQIKRAKVAAIGSPLMDIISGLALAVIIYYGGSKVISGESTPGTFFSFIAAFAMMFEPFKKINQENYTIQNSITAAERFFHIMDIDNEILDNNGTQECSAHGKDIEFRNVVFSYRGHSEKVINDFSLKVTPGQTVALVGSSGAGKTTIASLLPRFYDVTGGSLTIGGTDVREFDVYSLRRNIGIVSQEPYLFNDTIKNNIAYGASDITDEAIKAAADSAYATDFIMKLPEGFETMIGERGDRLSGGQRQRLTIARALLINPPILILDEATSSLDTESERIVQQALTNLMKGRTSFVIAHRLSTILSADMIVVMDKGRIESTGRHDDLIGRSEIYTRLYEMQFSEG; encoded by the coding sequence ATGGGTATAATTAAAAAAATCTGGGCATATTTCAGAAAGCATCTGTTTCTGCTTTTTTTCGCTGTTGTTTCCTCACTCTTTGTTGCAGGAACAGACGGCGCTTCCGCATACATTCTCAAGCACGTTCTGGACGACATATTCATCAAGCAGAATAAGGAAATGCTGGTTGCAATACCTGTTATCGTCTCCTGCATATTCCTGCTCAGGGGCGTTTTCCGCTTTATGCAGCTGTATCTGCTGAGGAAAATAGGCCTGAAAGTTGTTCAGGAGATGCGTTATGATCTCTATGCAAAAATGATCCGCCTGCCCATGAGCTATTACGACAACAACAGCACAGGGGATATGATGTCCAGAATAGTCAACGACATCAACCAGGTAAAATCCGCCATCCCCTCGCTGATCAATGTTATGAAGGACAGCTTCACTGTTATATTCCTTATCGGCGTTGTTTTTTATCAGGATTTTGAGCTCGGCATGTACGGCCTTGCCGCTATCCCGTTTATGATGATACTGATCAGAAAAACCAGCAAAAAAACTAAGAAATACAGTTCCAAAGGGCACGAAAAGATGGGAACCCTCGCAGGTGTGCTGCAGGAATCATTCTCCGGGATAAAGGTTGTTAAGGCCTTTGTCATGGAGAAGTTTGAGTCCGGCAAATTCGCCCGCGAAAACGATCAGGAAACGCTCTATCAGATAAAGCGCGCAAAAGTCGCGGCTATCGGTTCCCCGCTCATGGACATAATCTCCGGTCTGGCTCTGGCGGTAATAATTTACTACGGCGGATCAAAGGTAATCAGCGGGGAATCCACCCCCGGTACTTTCTTCTCATTCATTGCCGCATTTGCCATGATGTTTGAACCATTTAAAAAGATTAATCAGGAAAACTACACCATACAAAACTCGATCACTGCGGCGGAAAGATTCTTCCATATCATGGATATTGACAATGAAATCCTTGATAACAACGGAACTCAGGAATGCAGCGCGCACGGGAAAGACATAGAATTCAGGAATGTCGTTTTCAGCTACAGAGGACATTCTGAAAAGGTAATAAACGATTTCAGCCTTAAGGTTACACCCGGACAGACCGTGGCTCTTGTCGGCTCCAGCGGTGCGGGAAAAACCACAATCGCCAGCCTTTTGCCCAGATTTTACGATGTGACGGGCGGCAGCCTCACCATAGGCGGAACAGACGTGCGGGAGTTTGATGTATACTCACTCAGACGCAACATCGGCATAGTCTCTCAGGAGCCGTACCTTTTTAATGACACGATAAAGAACAACATAGCCTACGGCGCGTCAGACATCACCGATGAAGCAATAAAAGCCGCGGCTGATTCGGCATACGCCACCGATTTCATCATGAAGCTTCCCGAAGGGTTTGAAACAATGATCGGCGAACGGGGCGACAGGCTCTCCGGCGGTCAGAGGCAGCGCCTCACCATTGCCCGCGCTCTGCTTATCAATCCGCCCATCCTCATTCTGGACGAAGCAACGAGCTCCCTTGACACTGAGTCCGAGCGCATAGTTCAGCAGGCGCTTACGAACCTTATGAAGGGGCGCACAAGCTTTGTGATAGCGCACAGGCTCTCCACCATACTAAGCGCGGATATGATTGTGGTTATGGATAAAGGCAGGATAGAGTCAACAGGCAGGCATGATGACCTCATAGGCAGGTCTGAGATATACACCAGACTTTATGAAATGCAGTTCAGCGAGGGCTGA
- a CDS encoding glycosyltransferase family 4 protein has product MNIAFINFNKRWAGVKTWTVDYGQELVKLGHRVVMIIRKGTGHKDIYESAGFTVYEIRAGMKYNPSTIYKLSKILIKNDVDVSVVNISKDLNIGATASKLSGIPVVHRIGLINDIRNRFEDRALHKTIVDAVVVPSHFLKAELSEIKWFNTAKINVIPNSKMAENYPVPERKGEGKVFGITSRLDASKGHDLLLEAFSRVLKEIPDATLNIAGTGKREGRIREQIKELGLEDSVTLHGFIKDIPAFLSGLDVYVLTSLEESFGNTVLEAMFAALPVVSFDTGGVPEVLGGTGILTPTGDVEALAEKMIITARDAALRRERGEAARKRAEEVYDLKKNTHRLVELLEEVISPR; this is encoded by the coding sequence ATGAATATAGCTTTTATTAACTTCAACAAGAGATGGGCAGGGGTGAAAACCTGGACTGTGGACTACGGTCAGGAGCTGGTTAAGCTGGGTCACCGTGTGGTCATGATTATCCGTAAAGGAACCGGGCATAAAGATATATACGAATCCGCCGGTTTTACCGTTTATGAAATCCGCGCAGGAATGAAATATAACCCGTCCACTATATATAAGCTCTCCAAGATACTCATAAAAAACGATGTAGATGTTTCTGTAGTGAATATATCCAAGGATCTCAATATAGGCGCAACGGCCTCAAAGCTTTCGGGCATTCCCGTTGTTCACCGGATAGGTCTGATAAATGACATCCGCAACAGGTTTGAGGACAGGGCGCTGCACAAAACAATTGTTGACGCTGTTGTTGTTCCCAGCCATTTCCTTAAGGCGGAACTCAGCGAAATTAAATGGTTTAACACTGCCAAAATCAATGTTATCCCCAACAGTAAGATGGCTGAGAATTATCCTGTTCCCGAAAGAAAGGGTGAAGGAAAGGTTTTCGGCATAACAAGCAGGCTTGACGCCTCAAAGGGGCATGACCTGCTTCTGGAGGCTTTCAGCAGGGTGCTGAAGGAGATTCCCGATGCAACGCTTAACATAGCCGGAACAGGCAAGAGGGAAGGGCGTATAAGGGAGCAGATTAAGGAACTGGGGCTTGAGGACAGTGTTACGCTGCACGGGTTCATTAAGGATATACCCGCTTTTCTCTCCGGGCTTGATGTCTACGTTCTCACCAGCCTTGAGGAGAGCTTCGGCAATACTGTGCTGGAGGCTATGTTCGCTGCACTGCCTGTAGTTTCATTCGATACCGGCGGTGTGCCGGAGGTTCTCGGCGGAACGGGAATACTCACTCCCACGGGTGATGTTGAGGCTCTGGCGGAAAAGATGATTATCACTGCCCGTGATGCCGCACTCCGCAGAGAAAGGGGCGAGGCCGCCAGAAAAAGAGCCGAAGAGGTCTACGACCTGAAAAAGAATACACACAGGCTTGTTGAACTTCTGGAAGAGGTTATCAGCCCTCGCTGA
- the hemL gene encoding glutamate-1-semialdehyde 2,1-aminomutase: MNYFQESCKYMPGGVNSPVRAFGSVGGEPVFVDRAKGSKIYDVNGKEYIDYVCSWGPMILGHTDDDVLKAIKEAAEKGASFGAPTVNELNMAKLITEMVPSVEMVRLVSSGTEALMSAIRLARAYTKRDSIVKFEGCYHGHSDSLLVKAGSGLLTFNQPSSPGVPADFAKHTLIAQYNDIDSVRALFKENKDKIACVLVEPAAGNMGLVLPEKGFLESLKNLCAEEGALLLFDEVITGFRMSAGGAQKYYNIMPDLTTMGKIIGGGLPVGAYGARKEIMEQISPVGAVYQAGTLSGNPLATAAGLATLKKLNQPGFYEALKVKSDVLWNGFRENCEKLGLKYAFNSVESLGCMFFTDGEVKSFAQAVKSDTKKYAAFFHAMLKRGVNLAPAQFECMFVSAAHTDEDLAKTIAAHYDSLKEIG; the protein is encoded by the coding sequence ATGAATTATTTTCAGGAATCGTGCAAATACATGCCCGGCGGTGTCAACAGCCCCGTGAGAGCCTTCGGCTCAGTAGGCGGAGAGCCCGTTTTTGTAGACAGGGCGAAGGGCTCCAAAATATATGACGTTAACGGAAAGGAATACATAGATTACGTATGCTCATGGGGCCCCATGATCCTCGGCCACACCGACGATGACGTGCTCAAAGCCATCAAGGAAGCAGCAGAAAAAGGCGCAAGCTTCGGTGCGCCCACGGTGAACGAACTGAACATGGCCAAACTCATCACTGAGATGGTTCCCTCCGTTGAGATGGTGCGCCTTGTGAGCTCCGGAACAGAAGCGCTGATGAGTGCCATCCGCCTTGCCAGAGCATACACTAAGAGAGACTCCATTGTGAAGTTTGAAGGCTGCTACCACGGTCACTCCGACAGTCTTCTCGTTAAAGCGGGAAGCGGGCTTCTCACCTTCAACCAGCCCTCAAGCCCCGGTGTTCCTGCGGATTTCGCCAAGCACACCCTCATAGCGCAGTATAACGACATTGACAGCGTGAGAGCGCTTTTCAAAGAGAATAAAGACAAAATTGCCTGCGTTCTCGTCGAACCCGCAGCAGGAAACATGGGGCTTGTCCTCCCTGAAAAAGGGTTCCTTGAAAGCCTCAAAAACCTCTGCGCAGAGGAAGGCGCCCTCCTTCTTTTTGACGAGGTTATCACAGGCTTCCGCATGAGTGCAGGCGGTGCGCAGAAATACTACAACATCATGCCGGATCTTACCACCATGGGTAAAATAATAGGCGGCGGTCTCCCTGTGGGCGCATACGGCGCAAGAAAAGAGATTATGGAGCAGATTTCCCCCGTTGGCGCTGTTTATCAGGCGGGAACCTTATCAGGAAACCCCCTTGCCACAGCGGCAGGGCTTGCTACGCTGAAAAAGCTCAATCAGCCCGGTTTTTATGAGGCACTGAAAGTGAAATCAGACGTACTCTGGAACGGCTTCAGGGAAAACTGCGAAAAACTCGGCCTCAAATACGCTTTTAACAGCGTTGAATCACTCGGCTGCATGTTCTTTACGGACGGCGAGGTTAAATCATTCGCTCAGGCAGTTAAGTCAGATACAAAGAAATATGCCGCCTTCTTCCACGCAATGCTGAAAAGAGGCGTGAACCTTGCACCTGCCCAGTTTGAGTGCATGTTTGTATCCGCAGCACATACGGACGAGGATCTGGCAAAAACAATCGCCGCCCATTACGACAGTCTGAAAGAGATCGGATAA
- a CDS encoding cation:proton antiporter domain-containing protein — protein sequence MKLSPNELAIMFLSLGILLFTAKLFGEIAKKYGQPSVLGEILAGIILGPTVLGFFAPSVTDFLFPAEGLRKVVMDSIATISIVLFLLVAGMEADIGTIRKQGKQVFSIGISGIVVPFAMGFAVTYFFPGLFGMEAGSEALFFALFIATALAISALPVIAKTLMDLNYYKSELGMLIVASAIFNDIVGWMMFAAVLSLAGKGDVNHMPIYVTITLTLLFTFFMITVMRRLIHKILPWVQAHFSWPEGILAFSLALTMIGAAATEMIGIHAIFGAFLVGLALGDTHHFREKTRTIIEQFVSAFFAPLFFASIGLNVNFVANFDFTITAVFLVIGTIGKVVGCSAAARFSGEGKRESLAIGFAMNARGAMEIILGLVALNFGLINEKVFVALVILAISTSMLSGPAMKKLLKLKKSFNFRDFLEPKAFVFIDQPVDKYKAIDILSDSLSICTGEHFRTIRNAVAERESIMPTGLKNGVAIPHARLKHLKKPVIATGITTHGIDFGSTDGHPAHCIFLILTPADDNIIQLEILAEIARTFKESGFDSKTVKPVNYTEFLSMIKSNGGA from the coding sequence ATGAAGCTTAGCCCTAACGAACTTGCAATCATGTTTCTTTCGCTGGGTATTTTGCTTTTCACAGCCAAGCTTTTCGGTGAAATAGCCAAGAAATACGGCCAGCCTTCCGTTCTGGGCGAAATTCTTGCGGGGATAATCCTCGGCCCCACAGTTCTCGGTTTCTTTGCTCCTTCGGTCACTGATTTCCTTTTCCCAGCAGAAGGGCTCCGCAAAGTGGTTATGGACAGCATAGCCACTATCTCAATTGTTCTTTTCCTCCTTGTTGCGGGTATGGAAGCTGATATAGGCACAATCAGAAAGCAGGGAAAGCAGGTTTTCAGCATAGGTATTTCAGGCATCGTGGTTCCTTTTGCTATGGGCTTCGCGGTGACATATTTCTTTCCAGGACTCTTCGGGATGGAGGCAGGGAGCGAGGCGCTTTTCTTTGCTCTTTTCATAGCCACCGCTCTGGCAATATCTGCCTTGCCTGTAATCGCCAAGACTCTGATGGATCTGAATTACTACAAGAGTGAGCTGGGCATGCTCATTGTAGCTTCCGCTATTTTTAACGATATTGTGGGCTGGATGATGTTTGCCGCGGTGCTGAGCCTCGCCGGGAAAGGCGATGTCAACCATATGCCGATATATGTAACCATAACGCTGACACTGCTTTTCACCTTCTTTATGATAACAGTCATGCGCAGGCTGATTCATAAGATACTTCCGTGGGTTCAGGCGCATTTCAGCTGGCCGGAGGGGATTCTGGCGTTTTCGCTGGCTCTCACCATGATCGGTGCTGCAGCAACGGAGATGATAGGGATTCACGCTATCTTCGGGGCTTTTCTGGTGGGGCTCGCTCTGGGTGACACCCACCATTTCAGGGAGAAAACAAGAACCATAATAGAACAGTTCGTCTCGGCATTTTTCGCACCGCTTTTCTTCGCCAGTATCGGTCTTAACGTAAACTTCGTAGCCAATTTCGATTTTACCATAACAGCAGTTTTTCTCGTGATAGGGACAATAGGCAAGGTTGTCGGATGCAGCGCCGCAGCCCGTTTTTCCGGTGAGGGCAAAAGGGAATCTCTGGCCATAGGCTTTGCCATGAACGCCCGCGGGGCAATGGAGATAATTCTGGGGCTTGTTGCGCTTAACTTCGGGCTGATAAACGAGAAGGTTTTCGTGGCGCTGGTGATACTCGCCATATCCACCTCCATGCTCAGCGGACCTGCTATGAAGAAGCTCCTTAAACTCAAAAAGAGCTTTAATTTCAGAGACTTTCTGGAACCTAAGGCATTTGTTTTCATAGATCAGCCTGTGGATAAATATAAGGCGATAGACATTCTCAGTGATTCACTGTCCATCTGCACTGGCGAACACTTCAGAACTATCAGAAACGCAGTGGCGGAAAGAGAGAGCATTATGCCCACGGGGCTTAAGAACGGTGTGGCTATCCCCCACGCCAGGCTGAAACACCTCAAAAAACCTGTGATAGCAACGGGAATAACCACCCACGGAATAGACTTCGGCTCAACAGACGGGCATCCGGCGCATTGTATATTCCTTATCCTGACTCCGGCGGATGATAATATTATTCAGCTTGAGATTCTTGCCGAAATAGCCAGAACATTTAAGGAGAGCGGTTTTGACTCCAAAACCGTCAAGCCTGTCAATTACACTGAGTTTCTTTCCATGATAAAAAGCAACGGCGGGGCATAA